Below is a genomic region from Telmatobacter sp. DSM 110680.
ATAAACGCCAAGGTGTCCGCCACACTTCGATGCGTGGGCCAGCTCAGGTACCGCGTAACCTCGCTGTCAGAGGCATAGCGATGAAAAACGGATTGGGCATCACTTGGCTTTGGCCTGCGCAGCAGAAGCCGCGCTGTCTCAATCTTCTCCGACGCTTTGACAGCTTTGGCGTTCGATTCCATCAGCCCTCCGACAACGGTCTGCCAATTTCCCAGTGATGGCCGAAGGGATCGACAAGGCGGCCGATGCGCCAGCCATAGTCCTCGTCCCGCACCGGGCATATTGAGGAGGCACCGGCGGCCACTGCGTGATCGAAGACAGCTTGCGGATCGTCAACAATCAGGACCGGGTGCATGCTGTTGCCGCCGACGGATTCGGGGCTGAAATTCTGATGGACGGGTGACTCTTCCGCAACCCAAAAATCTCCTTTGCCAATGGCAAGGTGGGCAACTACGGTGCCGTCATC
It encodes:
- a CDS encoding VOC family protein, which codes for MAGSVSTDKKLETTITTMLYVRRSAAAVDFYTRAFGALTVMRLDNDDGTVVAHLAIGKGDFWVAEESPVHQNFSPESVGGNSMHPVLIVDDPQAVFDHAVAAGASSICPVRDEDYGWRIGRLVDPFGHHWEIGRPLSEG